Below is a genomic region from Fusobacterium nucleatum.
AATGAGTAAATCCTAAAGTTGCTACATTTTTATTTTCCAATGCAAATTTAGAAAGATTATTCATAACATTTATAAGTTTAGCTTTTATAATTTCAAGTCCATCTTTAATTTGAATTAAATCTGTATTATCACCAACAAAGGCACTTGTAGCTCCTAAATGTATTATAGGCATAGCTAAAGGTGCTTGTGTGCCAAATGTATGGACATGTGCCATAACATCATGTCTAAATTCTTTTTCTTTTTTTGCTGCTAATTCATAATCTATGTTATAAATATTTTTTTTCATTTCATCAATTTGTTCTTGTGATATATCAAGTCCTAATTCTTTTTCAGATTCTGCAAGTGCAATCCAAAGTTTTCTCCAAGTTGAAAACTTTTTATCAGGTGAAAAGTTATACATCATTTCTTTAGAACTGTATCTTTCACATAATGGGTTTGAATAGATTTCATTATTCATTATTTACCTCCAATTTCATTATAATAGCATTTTCAGTTGGTTCTGAATAATAATTTTTTCTAATTGATATTTCTTTAAATTTATTTTTTTTATAAAAATTTATAGCTGTTTGATTACTTTCTCTTACTTCTAAGAAAATATTTTTTATTTTTATTTTATTTAAAAGTTTTTGTGCAATACCTTTATTTCTATATTCTTCAATAGTTGCTATTGCAAGAATTTCATAGACATCTATACTATCAAGAACTATTAAATACCCACAAACTTTACTATCTATTAAATAAACATAGATAAAAGAATTATCTCCTTTTATTAAAGTGTCTAAATAAGTCCTATTAAAAGCAGAATTTTTAAAAATTTCTTTTTCTAAATTAAAAATTTGTTCTATATAATTTATATCATCACTTGTTAATTT
It encodes:
- the rimI gene encoding ribosomal protein S18-alanine N-acetyltransferase gives rise to the protein MIKKLTSDDINYIEQIFNLEKEIFKNSAFNRTYLDTLIKGDNSFIYVYLIDSKVCGYLIVLDSIDVYEILAIATIEEYRNKGIAQKLLNKIKIKNIFLEVRESNQTAINFYKKNKFKEISIRKNYYSEPTENAIIMKLEVNNE